TTCTGGCAAACGAATGAATTTGCCTTCCATAGCGTTGTCGTTGTATTCAAGATATGCCGGAAGATGCGAGCGGTTTTCCAAAGCTTCTTTAACAGAAGACTGGCCGCGGCTTCTTTCGCGAAGGCTGATAACATCACCCAAGCTCACGCGGAAGGATGGAATGTTTACCTTCTTGCCGTTAACAGTGATATGTCCATGAGATACCAATTGACGTGCGCCTGCACGGGAATTAGCAAAACCAAGACGATATACGAGGTTGTCCAAACGGCTTTCCAGCAAGATCATGAAGTTTTCACCAGCAATACCTTGCATTTTTTGTGCTTTTTCAAACAATGTACGGAATTGTTTTTCGCCCAAGCCGTACATATGACGCAGTTTTTGCTTCTCCATCAACTGCATACCGTAGTTGCTAATTTTTCTCCGTTGGTTAGGACCATGTTGTCCTGGAGGGAAAGGGCGTTTCAAATCTTTTCCAGTACCGCTCAAAGAGATGCCAAGGCGGCGGCTGAGTTTAAATTTAGGACCAGTGTAACGTGCCATTGTATAATAGACTCCTTTTTTTCTACGTTTATTATTGTAGGGTTCTATTTTGCGCGGATTTTGTTTGGTTGTGCGGTGGATAGAATAGTACCGCTCTCTGACAAGAAAGTTCAGCCGCTGTCTTGTCAGCAACAAAATCCGAGAGGGTGCTCGCAATGGTTATGCCCTAAGTAAGACTCTATCCAGTCTTAATCAACAATAAATATTATATGAAATAGTTGTGTATTGTCAAGTATGAGTTTTTGTTTGAAAAGCGTGAAAATTGTCGATAGGGCATTGGTCCTAAAAATATGGGACAAAATGAAGGATTTTTAATGCAAAATAGTAAAATTGATAGTAAAATGATCATTGATAGCAAACTTCGGTAAATTAATTTTTTTGAAACAACTATTATAATTAAGCAAATATGTGATATTTTTTATACTCCGGGCAGAGTCATTATAGCTTCGCTGTATATTAAGTCGCTGCTGAATTGGCAGTGAAAAGGAGCTTTTATTATGGCAGAACAATCACGATCAGACGTGACGATGACGTTCAGAGCAAATTTAGGTTTGCCTTTGCCGCTGAGAATAGAAGAGGAAGATCAAGCAGAACAGAAGAACTGGCTGGAACGACTCGATATCAATGATTTCGATTTTCCGTATCTAGACTCGCTTTTGCTTGCGTCTTACTCGGACTGGCTGCCGCAGCAACCCTCTTTTCCCGACTCGCATCAAGCCGGGTGGTTTCTCGCCAATTACCTCGGAGAAATTCTCATCTCTCAGCCGCTAATACAGATTGATATCTCAGATCAAGATATGATTCGCAACAACTTAAAAGAGATCCTTGAACAAAAAGGCACTCTGTCCGTCAAAGATCAGATGGGCGCCTATGTTCTGTCACCGGTCAAGACACGTCATAACCATGAGGTTTTTGCCGTGCTAGGCTGCCATATTAATGATGTGAATGAGAGTCAATTCCCATTTGCAGAAATGATCGTGAATACGGCTGCTCAGCATTTGTCGGCTTGCTTCTATAAACGGTTCGAGGCTTTATTCGTGGAAGACTTGCTGAATGCCCAGAATCAGGCGAAGCGGGAAGAGCAGCGCCGTGCCATGCTGTTCCAAGTCATCCAGCGTCTCTCTGACAAGATTGATGTGGACTCTGTGCTGAAGGAAGTGTTCGAACGGATCGCGGGTATGTATCCTGACGCAAAAGTAGAGCTGTTAATGTCACAAGACCATCCAAGCCGTGATCCTCGGATTAGGACGCTGCAGCTTCAGGGAGAACAGGACAGCATGTGTGTGCGGGCGTTTATGGACGGGGTTATGCTGTGGGAGGACAAGCAGAAGGATGATGGAAGCAGCTACGTTGAGATTGCCGTTCCGTTAATTGGCAAGCAGGGCGCCTATGGGGTACTGCACTTATTCCTCTCTGACGAGATCGAAGAGGCGGATCTGCAGTTAATCGGTATTCTGGGTGATACGGCAGGTACTGCTTTCGAGAATGCCAAGCTGTATGAGCAGTCAAATCTGCTGATCAGCGAGCTTCGTCTGATTAACGAGTTGGTCAAACGGCTGAATCAGAGCTTGCGTCTGAAGGAAGTATTCAAATTTGCGACAGAAGAGCTGCTGTCGATCTTCAAGGCGGAATATTGCTGTATCTCACAATTAGATAAAGAGAGCGACTGCTTCGAGATTATGTCCTCCAACTTCCCAAGAATATTCAAAGAGTTCTTCCCTAAAGATTATGGATTCAATGGACTTGTCTACTCCACGCGAGAACCAATTATTTTGTCTGATTACCAGGCTTATGGGAAAATCTCTTCTAAATTCATGGAGGAGACCAAGTCGCGTTCGCTGATTGCAGCGCCGATCATTGTGCGCGGTGAGGTGAATGGGGCGATCATGCTTGCTCACCGCGAGGAGCGCTTCTTCTCCTACGACAATTACAAGTTGCTGCAGATCTTATCACAGCATATCGGACTTGCAATTGCTAACGCCTCGCTGCATGCCGAAGTGCGCAGAATGGCGAATCGTGATATGCTGACCGAGTTGTACGCGCGCCATTATCTGGACGAGTCAGTGCAGAAGCACCAGCGCAAAGATGAGGGTGGGTCACTGATTATCGTAGATATCGATCAGTTCAAAGGGGTCAATGATACTTACGGCCATCAGATCGGGGATAAAATATTACGTCAGGTTAGCTCTATCGTCAGAAGCACGATCCGTAAGACGGATATCGCAGCCCGTTGGGGCGGCGAGGAACTGGCCATTTACTTACCGGGAGCCGATGTCGAGAGCGGTTATCAGATCGCTGAGACGATCCGTTTGCGGGTAGCAAGTGAGACCGACCCGAAGGTAACCGTCTCCTGCGGCATAGCCGAATGGACGCGGGACAGCGAGAAGATCAGTGTAGAATCATTGTTCTATTATGCTGATATGGCTTTATACAAGGCGAAGAACAATGGCAGGAATCAGACACATATCGGCCTGAATCCGGAGCTATAGTATTCATGGGGACATCCAATAAGGATGTCCCTTTCTTGTTAGGTTATGATGAATAGTTTCTATACAGGGGGACAGCCTACTATTGCATGAACAATATGTTCTATAAAGCTGTGAGGAGCTTGTAGTAGAGGAGTCTGATCGTTATATGAGAATACGGTTATCCGTGATGAAACTAACGGTTGTATTTAGCCTCGTTCTACCTGTGGCGGCTTGCCAGATCGGGGAGACGAAGACGGCAGGGGATTGGTTCGATCTCACTTATGCTGGCCTTGCAGGTCATGAGCAACTGACATTCCAAGGTAATGCAGTTCTTGCTCGCGGGAAGCAGGAGAAAATCGAAGATTCATTCGCTTATGTCGGTGAACTGAATGATCATCATGAATTAAATATGCGTACGGTTCTCCCCGGCGGACAGGGGCAAAAGCTGCAGACCACAGAAGTCCAGACAGGCCAAGGTCTTGAGGCAAAGCTACGCTGGCAGGGAGGGGCCTGGATGATCGCATCCTCCAATGCCAACGCTTTCACCCGTGGGATAGCCCGGTTGAACCCACTGGATCAGTTAGAAGATATCCGCAGAGCGAATAAGAAGAACCTGTCGCTAGAGAAGGGTGCTGCGAGGGGGACAAAGGTATTGCGAATTGAACTTGACCCTCAGGAGGCCAAGCAGCAACTGAAGGCCAAGCTGGACGGTGAGATGGAAGGGATACGGACAGACTGGAGCAGTAAGAAGAAGCAGGTTAGCTCGAAGTATTCATCTGAGGTCGAGACAGAGATGAACAATCTATGGGTGAATGGGAACAAGCAGTTGGAGCAAATGATCGAGCAAGCAGATGCTAAGGTAGTGTACTATTTGACCGTGAATCGCAAGACAGGACTTCCAGCTAGACTTGTGTCCGAGACGAGATTATCCTACCCAAATCCGCTCGGAATTACCGAACATGAAGTGCTCTATACGGACAATCAGTTCTCAAAGATCAAATAAGGGTTCAAGTAACGTAGTAGTAGGCTGACTTAAAGGGGTTGTAGTGGTACAATAATGAAGAATTAACCATTGTTCAATAGAGACTTGTATGGTTAGGGGCAGCGGTATGTTACTGCCCGTTATGTGATGAGGAGGCAAGTATTATGAGAGACCCTAGAATTCAAAAGTTAGCAGAAAATCTCGTGGGCTATTCCGTCAATGTTCAGCCTGGCGAGAATGTACTTATTGAGATGATCGGTGATGAACGCGATCTAATTAAAGCGATTGTTGAAGAAGTGGGGAAGAAGGGCGGTCATGCCTTCGTTGAATTAACGGACAAGGCGCTGCAAAGCGCACAGTTGAAGTATGCGACCGAGGAAGGCATTAAAGCCTGGGCCGAGTATGACCTACACAGAATGCAAATGATGGATTGCTACATCGGGATTCGTGCCGGATCAAATGTGAATGATACCTCTGATGTTCCGGAAGATAAGATGAAATTGTACAATGCTCATTATCAGCACCCGGTTCATAGCGAGCAGCGTGTGAAGCATACGAAATGGGTTGTACTCCGCTATCCGAACGCTAGCATGGCCCAACTGGCAAATGTAAGCACGGAAGCCTTCGAGAATTTCTATTTTGATGTATGTAATCTTGATTATGCCAAGATGGACCGTGCCCAGGATGCACTTGCCGATCTGATGAAGCGTACTGACAGGGTACGCATTGTTAGCCCAGGCACCGATCTGAGCTTCTCAATTAAAGACATCGGCGCAGAGAAATGCTCTGGTCAGAAGAATATTCCAGATGGGGAGGTTTACAGCGCTCCCGTACGTGATTCCGTTAACGGTACGATCAGCTATAATGCGGCTACTCTTTACAATGGCATCACCTTTGAGAATATTAAATTCCGCTTCGAAAACGGCAAAATTGTTGAGGCGACCAGCAACGATACAACTCGTCTGAATGAAATTCTGAATTCAGATGAGGGAGCTAGATATATCGGTGAATTTGCGATTGGCTTTAACCCGTACATTCTTCATCCGATGAAGGATATCCTCTTCGACGAGAAGATTGCAGGCAGCCTGCACTTTACACCAGGTCAAGCGTATGATGAGACAGACAACGGTAACCGTTCCTCGATCCATTGGGATCTGGTACTTATTCAGCGTCCTGAATACGGCGGCGGGGAAATTTACTTCGACGATGTATTAATTCGTAAGGATGGTATTTTCGTAATTCCAGAACTGGAAGGTTTGAATCCGGAGAATCTCAAATAAAGTGCTTGATCAAGCGCCTGTTTGAACCACCTCTAAGAGAAAATCCCTTGCCTGGAAAGCGGATTCAAGGTATCATTATATTGTATAAATTCTACAGTATCGACGCGGAGGGATTCCAATGGCAAATAATAATCAAGCGATTGTTGAAATTGCTCAGACAGCAGGCAAATTTACTTCTTCCATCGTGTTGCAAGCTGACAGCAAGTATATCGATGTTAAGAGTATTCTCGGCCTTTTTACTACACTCGTTAATACACAGGACTATCAATTGCATGTCCATGGACCGGATGCGGACGAAGCGAAGAAAGCCGTATCGGAAGTGTTCGCTAAACACGACTTGAAGGTTCAAGTTGTGGCCGAATAAGTCAAGTAACAGGGAAACATTTCCGTCCTATGGGCGGAAGTGTTTTTTTGTATACATATAATATTTTGACATATAATTTTTAAGAGAGTGATTATTTGGAGAGGTTCTTGTATTGGCTCTGAATTTCGTCTAATATTAAGAATAGAGTTGATGAGTGATAAGGACATAGGGGGGAAGAAACATGACTTCATCTGATATACAGGAGCAAATTAATCTCAAAGCGCTTAATCTTCTGAAGGAAGATGCAGATAAAATAGAGAAACTGATCGAAGTACAGATGGAGAATCTCGCTACTCGTTATTGCCCTCTCTATGAGGAAGTTCTGGATACCCAGATGTACGGTTTTTCAAGACAGGTTGATTATGCGGTACGCGCTGGCCTTGTACAGGAGCAGGAGGGCAAGCTAATCATAAGCAGACTTGAACGGAATCTGGCATCCCTGTATGAAGCAATGAATAGCCGAGAAGCTTAAAGTCTTTGCGTCAATTGAGCGATATAATTTATAAAGCGCAGAATTCGGGGTCCCGAATCTGCGCTTTATTTTATATATAGTGTGTGTTTATAAAGTCAGACTTACAGCACCGAAGCATATGCTTGTAGTTTGTACATTAACATCTATACCAGGTAGAACGAGACACCGAGGATGGCATATACGGAGAGCAGCAGCAATCCTTCATACCAGTTCGTCTGACCATCTTGAATAATTGATTTGGCGATAAATACGGATACGCCGATGGCGGCAAGCTCGATGATCGTGAAGACGATGTCCATCGGTTTTCCGAACAGATGGCTGATGAAGATTAGGACAGGGGCGACGAACAGGGAGATCTGCAGACTGCTTCCGACGGCAATCTCCACGGCAGCACCAATTTTATTCTTCATGGCGAGCAGTACGGCAGCGCTATGCTCTGCAGCATTTCCGATAATTGCCACGACGAACGCACCTACAAATATCTCGCTTAGGCCAAATTTTTGTGTAAATGTATCCAACGTATGTACAAGCCATTCACTAACGAAAGCGACCATGACTGTAGCAAGAATAAGATAGAGAATAGATCTTTTTTTCGACCAGGCAGGGCCATGTTCTTCTGCTGCTCCGTCTTCCGGCTTGTGCTCCTCAACAACATCGCTCAAATATTTCTTATGTGTGATCATCGAGAAGACGAGCCAGAGAATATAGGCAACAATAAGAATTCCGCCTACGACAAGACTCAGAGTGGTGCGGTCTTCTTCATGGAGCACATGGGTCTGCAGGAAGATAGCAGGTATGAATAGAGCGATAACCGCAACAATCATAAGAGATCCGTTCATATTGGCGAGTGGAACATTGAAGCGCTGTACCTTGTATTTCAACCCGCCAGCGAACAGGCTAAGGCCGAGTACAAGCAACAGATTACCGATGATCGATCCGGTGATGCTCGCCTTGACGGTCTCGAACATTCCTTCACGAACGAGCAGAATACCGATGATAAGTTCTGCGGCGTTGCCAAAGGTTGCGTTAAGGAATCCGCCCAGCCTTTGTCCGGCATAATGGGCTACGCTCTCGGTTGCTTTACCGAGAAATCCGGCTACGAAGATGACGGCTATAGCCGAAATGATGAACTGAAGCGTGTCCGGCCAATGAGCATAATGCCCTATAGCGCTAAGCAAGAAGGTTAGGACTAGCAATCCAGGCGAAATAAATTTTTTCATGTAATGCACCTCGGTATACAGAATTTAATGATGGCAGACTCAATTTGTTTTTCAATTTAATATACCAACAATTGAAGATTATAATTCAAACAAATGATGCGGTCTATATTTGCTTTACTTGGTCTTACCATATAAAATATAAGTAGTAGGTTGAAGGAGGGATAACCATGACCGAGCAACTGCAATTGGATATGGGTATGATTAAAATTTCAGATGATGTTGTATCCAAAGTCGCGGGTATGGCCGCCTTGGAAACACCGGGTATTGCTGCAATGTCCGGAGGATTGTCCGAAGGCTGGGCAAAACGGTTGAGTGGTAAGAACGTGCAAAAAGGCGTTACCGTAGAGGTCGGTCAATTGGAAGCGGCGATCGATTTGCGGATTATCGTTCTCTATGAGACTCCAATCCATGAGGTATGCCGTATGTTGCAACAGAATGTGCGGGAAGCCGTTGAGAGTATGACCGGGCTTAAAGTTGTTGAAGTAAATGTGAAGGTTGAAGGTGTAGCTTTTAAAGACGATGAGGCATAACTGACAGATGATCAGAGTTATGGATTACATAGTTTTTGACGCTACCCGAGCGTTCAGAATTGAATTAGAAAAAGACTGCGGATTTCGATCCAGCAGTCTTTTTTTGAATGAAATTACATATTACGATTTCTGCGTTGATTCCGTTCGAATACACTCTCTTCCTTGACGACAACCGATTTGGTTCTCTCTTGCTTCGACGGAAGCGACGATTCTCTTGAAATGCTAAGTACGATCCCCATTGCTAGCATCATGACAACCAGCGAAGAGCCGCCATAGCTAATAAACGGCAAGGTTACGCCGGTAATCGGGATTGTACGGGTTACCCCGCCGATGTTAATGAAGGATTGAATGGCGATAAGTCCCATAATGCCAACGCCCAGTAATGTGCCAAAGGCGCTGGAGCATCTCAAGGAGACGAGCAGGCCCCTCCAAATGAAGTATAGATAGAAGAGCAGGAATAAAAACGTACCGATAAATCCGAATTCTTCACCAATGACGGAGAAAATGAAGTCATTGTAGGCATTCGGCAAATAATGCAGCTTCTGAATACCTTGTCCGAATCCGGTACCTGTCACTCCCCCGTGACCCATTGCAGTCAGGGATTGAATGAGGTTGTAACTCGTATGCTGAGGATCTGCCCATGGATCAATATACGCTTTGATTCGGTCCAGCTGATATTGGTTACCAGATTGAGCGGATTCGCTAGGGGGATTAATTTTGTTCCATAGCGATCCGATTCCTAGGACGATGCTGGCACCGAGAATCAAGAGTCCGATCGAACCGAGGATATGCTTCATGTTGGCACCGCCGGCGAGAATAATCAATCCGGCTGTAGCTACAAGGATCATACAGGAGCCCAAGTCCGGCTGCAGCATAATCAGTCCAGCGACGAAGCCGACAATGACCATGACGGGAATGTAGCCGGTCCTCAAATCTCGGAATCGTTCTCCCTTCTTGGATATTAGAGCTGCCAGATACATAATCGTCGTGATCTTGGCCAGCTCAGTCGGCTGGATGCCGAGTGAACCGATCTGGAGCCAGGAGCTGGCCCCATTAATCTTGTTCATGAAGGGAACGATCATCAACAGAATAATAGCTAGTATGAATATCGGTGCGAAGAGCTTGCGGAACTTCTCATAAGGAATATTCATCGTAATGAACATTCCGAAGATGCCAACCCCCGCAAAAATGATTTGCTTCTTCGTAAAATATAAGGGATTATAATTAAATTTCTCACTAAATTGAGTCACGCTGGAGCTGGAGCTAAACACCATGACAATCCCGAAACCAACGAGCAATAAAGTCAAAATAAGCAGCTGGAAATCGGGTGTTCCGCGTCTAGGCCTTTCTTGGCTGTCTTTCATCTATAGTTCGCTCAAGCCTCGAGCAGTTCCTTTAGCTCGGTTAGTTTGCTATTGGCTGTCTTAATCACTTGTGCCGGAATTTCCGATTCATACTCGAGACCGTGCGGGAAGGTAGCCCGCCCCATATATACGGCTTCGATAGCCAGAACCGCGTCAGGTCGCTCCAGTTTGCCTTCAACGGCACGTGTATTAATTCGGAGGTAGTAGTCATCATTGTTGAATTCAATTTTGTAATCGTATGTAGCACGGTAATATTCCCATTGCCAGCGGATGAAGCCGACTTTCTCAGCGGATTCGTCCAAGTAAGCTAAATCGCTTTTTAATCCGTCTAAACCCGTATTTTCAACAATCATCGTCCAATATGCCCCCTTAAAAGTTCTCCTCTCATGATATTATGTTTCTACTACTTACGCAAGGTTTGATCAACACTGCTCATAGGGGCTGCTGCAGCTTTCTTGCCCAGCCTAGTATCCGAATAAACGGATCTTCTGCTACAATATAACTTAAATATTTTGCAATGTTTAAACGGATAACTTTTTGATATCTTACAATAAGGAAGTGATTCGGTGGAGCTGGGAGATTTGGAGAAGCTGTTTGGAGCGATGGTAGAGC
The window above is part of the Paenibacillus lutimineralis genome. Proteins encoded here:
- a CDS encoding HPr family phosphocarrier protein, with translation MANNNQAIVEIAQTAGKFTSSIVLQADSKYIDVKSILGLFTTLVNTQDYQLHVHGPDADEAKKAVSEVFAKHDLKVQVVAE
- a CDS encoding aminopeptidase translates to MRDPRIQKLAENLVGYSVNVQPGENVLIEMIGDERDLIKAIVEEVGKKGGHAFVELTDKALQSAQLKYATEEGIKAWAEYDLHRMQMMDCYIGIRAGSNVNDTSDVPEDKMKLYNAHYQHPVHSEQRVKHTKWVVLRYPNASMAQLANVSTEAFENFYFDVCNLDYAKMDRAQDALADLMKRTDRVRIVSPGTDLSFSIKDIGAEKCSGQKNIPDGEVYSAPVRDSVNGTISYNAATLYNGITFENIKFRFENGKIVEATSNDTTRLNEILNSDEGARYIGEFAIGFNPYILHPMKDILFDEKIAGSLHFTPGQAYDETDNGNRSSIHWDLVLIQRPEYGGGEIYFDDVLIRKDGIFVIPELEGLNPENLK
- the cax gene encoding calcium/proton exchanger; translation: MKKFISPGLLVLTFLLSAIGHYAHWPDTLQFIISAIAVIFVAGFLGKATESVAHYAGQRLGGFLNATFGNAAELIIGILLVREGMFETVKASITGSIIGNLLLVLGLSLFAGGLKYKVQRFNVPLANMNGSLMIVAVIALFIPAIFLQTHVLHEEDRTTLSLVVGGILIVAYILWLVFSMITHKKYLSDVVEEHKPEDGAAEEHGPAWSKKRSILYLILATVMVAFVSEWLVHTLDTFTQKFGLSEIFVGAFVVAIIGNAAEHSAAVLLAMKNKIGAAVEIAVGSSLQISLFVAPVLIFISHLFGKPMDIVFTIIELAAIGVSVFIAKSIIQDGQTNWYEGLLLLSVYAILGVSFYLV
- a CDS encoding YlaN family protein gives rise to the protein MTSSDIQEQINLKALNLLKEDADKIEKLIEVQMENLATRYCPLYEEVLDTQMYGFSRQVDYAVRAGLVQEQEGKLIISRLERNLASLYEAMNSREA
- the ftsW gene encoding putative lipid II flippase FtsW — its product is MKDSQERPRRGTPDFQLLILTLLLVGFGIVMVFSSSSSVTQFSEKFNYNPLYFTKKQIIFAGVGIFGMFITMNIPYEKFRKLFAPIFILAIILLMIVPFMNKINGASSWLQIGSLGIQPTELAKITTIMYLAALISKKGERFRDLRTGYIPVMVIVGFVAGLIMLQPDLGSCMILVATAGLIILAGGANMKHILGSIGLLILGASIVLGIGSLWNKINPPSESAQSGNQYQLDRIKAYIDPWADPQHTSYNLIQSLTAMGHGGVTGTGFGQGIQKLHYLPNAYNDFIFSVIGEEFGFIGTFLFLLFYLYFIWRGLLVSLRCSSAFGTLLGVGIMGLIAIQSFINIGGVTRTIPITGVTLPFISYGGSSLVVMMLAMGIVLSISRESSLPSKQERTKSVVVKEESVFERNQRRNRNM
- a CDS encoding sensor domain-containing diguanylate cyclase produces the protein MAEQSRSDVTMTFRANLGLPLPLRIEEEDQAEQKNWLERLDINDFDFPYLDSLLLASYSDWLPQQPSFPDSHQAGWFLANYLGEILISQPLIQIDISDQDMIRNNLKEILEQKGTLSVKDQMGAYVLSPVKTRHNHEVFAVLGCHINDVNESQFPFAEMIVNTAAQHLSACFYKRFEALFVEDLLNAQNQAKREEQRRAMLFQVIQRLSDKIDVDSVLKEVFERIAGMYPDAKVELLMSQDHPSRDPRIRTLQLQGEQDSMCVRAFMDGVMLWEDKQKDDGSSYVEIAVPLIGKQGAYGVLHLFLSDEIEEADLQLIGILGDTAGTAFENAKLYEQSNLLISELRLINELVKRLNQSLRLKEVFKFATEELLSIFKAEYCCISQLDKESDCFEIMSSNFPRIFKEFFPKDYGFNGLVYSTREPIILSDYQAYGKISSKFMEETKSRSLIAAPIIVRGEVNGAIMLAHREERFFSYDNYKLLQILSQHIGLAIANASLHAEVRRMANRDMLTELYARHYLDESVQKHQRKDEGGSLIIVDIDQFKGVNDTYGHQIGDKILRQVSSIVRSTIRKTDIAARWGGEELAIYLPGADVESGYQIAETIRLRVASETDPKVTVSCGIAEWTRDSEKISVESLFYYADMALYKAKNNGRNQTHIGLNPEL
- a CDS encoding Asp23/Gls24 family envelope stress response protein — protein: MTEQLQLDMGMIKISDDVVSKVAGMAALETPGIAAMSGGLSEGWAKRLSGKNVQKGVTVEVGQLEAAIDLRIIVLYETPIHEVCRMLQQNVREAVESMTGLKVVEVNVKVEGVAFKDDEA
- a CDS encoding YugN family protein, with protein sequence MIVENTGLDGLKSDLAYLDESAEKVGFIRWQWEYYRATYDYKIEFNNDDYYLRINTRAVEGKLERPDAVLAIEAVYMGRATFPHGLEYESEIPAQVIKTANSKLTELKELLEA
- the rpsD gene encoding 30S ribosomal protein S4 → MARYTGPKFKLSRRLGISLSGTGKDLKRPFPPGQHGPNQRRKISNYGMQLMEKQKLRHMYGLGEKQFRTLFEKAQKMQGIAGENFMILLESRLDNLVYRLGFANSRAGARQLVSHGHITVNGKKVNIPSFRVSLGDVISLRERSRGQSSVKEALENRSHLPAYLEYNDNAMEGKFIRLPERAELSQDIDEKQIVEFYNR